The genomic interval TGAGCCGGCGGGATTGGCGATCCGCCCACACAGTGGCCGCGCCGTACTTCTCCAGGATTTTTCGGGTCTCGTCGGTCCACCAGGACGGATGACGGAACTCCACGGCCACCCTGATCCGATCCGGGAACTCCCGCAAGGTCCCGGTGAGCAGGTCGACGTCGGCGCGCAGGTTGGGGGGCAGCTGCAGCAGCACCGGGCCCAGGCGATCGCCCAGGCCCGATGCGCGCTGCAGCAGACGTTCCACCGGTTCGGCCGGATCCTTCAGCCGCTTGATGTGCGTCAGGTAGCGACTGGCCTTGACCGCCATCAGAAAGCCGGGCGGGGTGGCTTGCCGCCATTTGGAGAAGGTGGCCTGCTCGGGCAGCCGGTAGAACGTGTTGTTGTTCTCCACCGTGTCGAAATGCTGGGTGTACTCGGGCAGCCAACAGCGCTGCGGGCAACCCTGCGGGTACAGCACCCCGCGCCAGTCGCGGTACTGCCACCCTGAGGTGCCAAGGTGGATCACGGCTGGAGCACTACCTTGCGACAGTTGTCGAGCTTCTTCTGGAACATCTCATATCCGTGCGCGGCCTCGCTCAACGGCAGGTGGTGGGTGGCGAAGCTGTCCACCCCCAACGGGTCCGTGCTGTCCATCAGCAACGGCAGAATGTCGTCGATCCAGCGGCGCACGTGGCACTGCCCCATGCGGATGGTGATGCCGCGGTCGAACATGTCCATCATCGGCATCGGGTCGGCCTGGCCGCCGTACACGCCGGACAGGGACACCGTGCCACCGCGACGCACCGCGTGCACGGCGGTGAGCAGCGCGCCCATCCGGTCCACACCGAAGCGCTCCATCGCGGCCCGCGCCATTGCGTCGGGCAGGTGGGCGACCATTGCGTGCGCGGCCTTGCCGAGCGGCGACTTGGCCGCCTCCATGCCCACCGCGTCCACCACGGAGTCCGGGCCCCGGCCGTTGGTCATTTCGATCAACGCCTCGGCGACGTTGTTTACGCCGTTGACGTCCAACGCTTCTACGCCGGCGACCCGGGCGGCCGCGAGCCGGTCGGGTACCAGGTCCACCCCGATCACGCGGTAGCCCTTGTGCAGTGCCATCCGCGCGCACATGCCACCGATCGGTCCCAGTCCGAGCACGGCCACCGTGCCGTCCTTCGGCACATCGGCCCACTCCAGCGCCTGCCAGGCGGTGGGCAACACGTCGGACAGGAACAGGAACCGGTCGTCCGGGAGTTCGTGCGGCACCTTGATCGGGCCGAACTGGGCCTGAGGCACCCTCAGGTACTCGGCCTGCCCGCCGGGCACCGACCCGTACAGCGAGGTGTAGCCGAATAGCGAGGCGCCCTTACCGGTCTGCGAGTTCTGCGTGGTCTCGCACTGCGCGTACAACTGCCGGTCGCACATCCAGCAGTGGCCGCAGGAGATGTTGAACGGAATCACCACCCGATCGCCCGGTTTGATGTGGGTCACCCCGGAGCCCACCTCAGTCACGATGCCCATGGGCTCGTGCCCGAGCACGTCACCGGCTTTCAGGTACGGCCCGAGCGCCTCGTAGAGGTGCAGGTCGGAGCCGCAGATGGCGGTCGAGGTGATTTGCACGATGGCGTCGGTGGGCGCCTCGATGCGGGGATCGGGTACGTCGATCACCTCGACGGAATGACGGCCCTGCCAGGTCAATGCCTTCATGTGCGGTTCAGCACCTTTCCGTTGTGGTGCCGGCGATCGGCGTACGGCCCGCCCGGCGCCAACGCCGGGCTGGATCCGGATTCGCGGCCGGCCAGCGCCGTGATCAATTCGCTCGCGGTCAGCGTGGAACTGCGACGGGGTTGCCAATCCAGCTCGCGCAGAGCGCGGTCGCTGTCGATGAGCGGCGCCCGCATGGCCAGGTCGAACCAGCCGGGGGACACCGGCACCGCGTGTGCGGTGAAAAGCCCACGCACCACGGTCCGCACCAACGCCGGCGGCAGCTCCAGCGGTTTCGCCCCCACCAACGCCGCGAGGCCCGTGGTGTCCAACGGCTCGGCGGCCAGGTTGAACGCGCCGGCAATGCGCCGATCCAGGATGGCCACGATCGCGGCCGCCACATCGTCGGCGTGCACGAACTGCAGCGCCAAACCGCGCGGCACCGGCAACCGGCCGACCATCCCGGCCAGTTTGCGTCCGAGGCCGATGACGGGTGCCGGGGCCAGCGGGCCGATAAACAGCGCCGCGATCTCGGTCGCAGCGGTGGCCTGCGCGACCAACGTCGGGCGGATCCGGGTGACCACCGTCCCCGGATCGGCTTCCTCGAAGCGGTCCACGATCCGCTCGGCGGCCACCTTGTGCCGGCTGTACGCCGAGCTGTGGATGCCGGTGGTGGGCCAGTCCTCGGTAACCGGTCCGCGGCCGGGCGCGTAGGCGCCCAGTGACGAGGCGTGCACCACATGCCCGACCCCGGCCGACGCGGCCGCTGCCAGCACCGCGCGGGTGCCGTCCACGTTGACCGCGCGCATGGCCTCTTCGTTGCGTACCGGCTGGATGGCCCACGCCAGGTGCACCACGGCATCGACGCCGGTGAAGGCGCGGGACAGATCGGCGCGGGCACCGGGTTGGGACAGGTCGACACGGACCCATTCGGCCCGGTCATAGGGCGGGTCCGGGGCCGGGGGGCGACGGCACAGTGCGGTCACCTCCATGGGGGTATCACGCAGAGCGCGCAGCAGTGCTGTGCCGATGTTGCCCGAGGCGCCGACGACAGCCACCCTCATGACTTGATGCTCCTCGATAGTGGTTGACGACAGGTCAGATTGCTTGCCGCAGCGAACTGCGGCCGGATTGCCAGTGCTCCAGCAGGTGCTCGTCGAGCCGTTCCTCGAGCAGCAACGCGGCGCGAATGCCGAACACGATGTCGGCGGTCAGGTCGGGTTCGTCGGTGATCAGCGCGGCGATGGCCTCGCGCATCACCCGCTCGTGCACCGCATCCGCCACCACGTGCTCGGCGTAGAACCGTTGCGTGGCCGGACCGCAGTCGTGAGCCTGCAGTACCCGCAGCATGCGTTGTGAGCTGAGCGGTGAACTCAGCTCCACCAGGGCCAGTTGCCCGATCAGTGCCCCGCGCAGACGTCGATGCAGGCCACACCAGGACATGAGGTTGACCAGGGCGAGCATGGGCGCGGGCATCACGTCCAGGTAGGCGCCATAGCGAGGATCCAGCTCCAGGTCCGCCATCAGCTCGGCGAACAACAGGCTGTGGCTGCGGTTGGGATTCCCGCCGCCGTACTCGTCGAACTCGACGCCGGCCACCAGCGCCTTGGCCGCGCCACTGAGTCGGGGCAGCACGAACGCCTGCGGGTCGGCCTCCTTGAGGTGATACATCGACCGGTGCGCCACCAGCTCGCGCAGCCAGGCGCGGTTCGGGTGGTGCAGCAGATGGGCCGACGGCCCGGTGTTGCCGGGTGGCGCGGTCAACGCCTCCAGTTCATCGCGCAACGCCAGGGTGTCGGAGTGCGGGTCGACCAGGGCGCGCAGCGCGGTCTCGAAGCCCGCCTCGAGTTCGCGACGCAGGGTCAGAACGGCGGGTTCCCACTCCTTCTCCGGGGCCACCCCGGCGAAGCCTCGGTAGTGCAGCTCGTAGCAGACGTAGAGCGCGAGCTGCGCGTCCTCGCCGAGGGCATCGGGCGGCGCGCCAGGCGCCGCCGCGGGTTCATCACGCAACAGCGCGAACAACTCGGCCGAGGCCCGCCCACGGGCTGCGGGCAGTTGTGGGCTCCGGTCGACCCGGAGCGGGGCTTCGCGCACGACGCTCACCACATTCGAGGTACCCGCGCCCGCGGCATCCAATGCAGGAAGCAGGTGTGGCAATGCCGCAAAAGCGCCGGAGCATCGTCGTGCGGGCCCGGGGTAGACGGGGCTGGTGATGCTGCTTCGTTTGCCCGGTGTGTACTCCCCGGACGCTGATACCGAATTGTTGATCGACGCGATCACCGAGCACCCGCCGGCGCCCGGTGCTCGCGCGTTGGACGTCGGCACGGGCACCGGACGGGTGGCCCTTGCCCTGAAGAGCGTGGGCGCGTCGACTGTGGAGGCGATCGACATCAGCCTGCGCGCGGTGCTCGCCGCCCGATTGAACGCGGCCATGCATCGCCTGCCGATCCGGGTGCGTCGTGGGGACCTGTTGAGTCACGCCGACGGTCTGTTCGATCTGATCGTGGCAAACCCGCCGTACGTGCCGAGCGGTACCGAACGGCCCGGTGCGCACAGCCGAGCCCGGGCGTGGGACGCGGGCCACGACGGCCGATCGCTGCTCGACCGGCTGTGCGAGGCCGCGCCACGGCATCTGCGACCGAACGGTGCGGTGCTGCTGGTCCATTCCGCGTTGTGCGATCCGGACCGCACCGTCGCCGCGCTGACCGATAACGGGCTGCGCGCCGCGGTGATCCTCGAGCAGGAAATCCCGTTCGGGCCGGTACTGCGCTCGCGCGCCGAGTGGCTCGAACAGCAGGGCCTGGTGTCGCCGGGGCAGCGCACCGAGCGCATCGTCGTCGTGCGGGGCGAGAAGCATGGCTGAGCAGCGCGAGCGACCAGTGCGGGTGTGGGTCGACCCGGCAGGCCCCACCTACATCGAGGGCCCCGTCGAGCTGTGCCTCGACGGGGCCTCCTCCGCGCAGCTGGTGGATCGTTTCCGGGTGGCCATCTGCGCGTGCCGCCGGTCCGGGCGCTATCCGCTGTGTGACGGCAGTCACCGTCGGCTGACCGACACCTTCCACCCGGAGACCTG from Sporichthyaceae bacterium carries:
- a CDS encoding DUF72 domain-containing protein, encoding MIHLGTSGWQYRDWRGVLYPQGCPQRCWLPEYTQHFDTVENNNTFYRLPEQATFSKWRQATPPGFLMAVKASRYLTHIKRLKDPAEPVERLLQRASGLGDRLGPVLLQLPPNLRADVDLLTGTLREFPDRIRVAVEFRHPSWWTDETRKILEKYGAATVWADRQSRRLTPLWRTAGWGYLRLHEGRARPRPRYGRRALQSWLHRIQQTFADGEDVYVYFNNDPGGAAVRDAEVFRALQRG
- a CDS encoding zinc-dependent alcohol dehydrogenase, translating into MKALTWQGRHSVEVIDVPDPRIEAPTDAIVQITSTAICGSDLHLYEALGPYLKAGDVLGHEPMGIVTEVGSGVTHIKPGDRVVIPFNISCGHCWMCDRQLYAQCETTQNSQTGKGASLFGYTSLYGSVPGGQAEYLRVPQAQFGPIKVPHELPDDRFLFLSDVLPTAWQALEWADVPKDGTVAVLGLGPIGGMCARMALHKGYRVIGVDLVPDRLAAARVAGVEALDVNGVNNVAEALIEMTNGRGPDSVVDAVGMEAAKSPLGKAAHAMVAHLPDAMARAAMERFGVDRMGALLTAVHAVRRGGTVSLSGVYGGQADPMPMMDMFDRGITIRMGQCHVRRWIDDILPLLMDSTDPLGVDSFATHHLPLSEAAHGYEMFQKKLDNCRKVVLQP
- a CDS encoding NAD-dependent epimerase/dehydratase family protein; this encodes MRVAVVGASGNIGTALLRALRDTPMEVTALCRRPPAPDPPYDRAEWVRVDLSQPGARADLSRAFTGVDAVVHLAWAIQPVRNEEAMRAVNVDGTRAVLAAAASAGVGHVVHASSLGAYAPGRGPVTEDWPTTGIHSSAYSRHKVAAERIVDRFEEADPGTVVTRIRPTLVAQATAATEIAALFIGPLAPAPVIGLGRKLAGMVGRLPVPRGLALQFVHADDVAAAIVAILDRRIAGAFNLAAEPLDTTGLAALVGAKPLELPPALVRTVVRGLFTAHAVPVSPGWFDLAMRAPLIDSDRALRELDWQPRRSSTLTASELITALAGRESGSSPALAPGGPYADRRHHNGKVLNRT
- a CDS encoding iron-containing redox enzyme family protein yields the protein MSVVREAPLRVDRSPQLPAARGRASAELFALLRDEPAAAPGAPPDALGEDAQLALYVCYELHYRGFAGVAPEKEWEPAVLTLRRELEAGFETALRALVDPHSDTLALRDELEALTAPPGNTGPSAHLLHHPNRAWLRELVAHRSMYHLKEADPQAFVLPRLSGAAKALVAGVEFDEYGGGNPNRSHSLLFAELMADLELDPRYGAYLDVMPAPMLALVNLMSWCGLHRRLRGALIGQLALVELSSPLSSQRMLRVLQAHDCGPATQRFYAEHVVADAVHERVMREAIAALITDEPDLTADIVFGIRAALLLEERLDEHLLEHWQSGRSSLRQAI
- a CDS encoding HemK2/MTQ2 family protein methyltransferase → MLLRLPGVYSPDADTELLIDAITEHPPAPGARALDVGTGTGRVALALKSVGASTVEAIDISLRAVLAARLNAAMHRLPIRVRRGDLLSHADGLFDLIVANPPYVPSGTERPGAHSRARAWDAGHDGRSLLDRLCEAAPRHLRPNGAVLLVHSALCDPDRTVAALTDNGLRAAVILEQEIPFGPVLRSRAEWLEQQGLVSPGQRTERIVVVRGEKHG
- a CDS encoding CDGSH iron-sulfur domain-containing protein, giving the protein MAEQRERPVRVWVDPAGPTYIEGPVELCLDGASSAQLVDRFRVAICACRRSGRYPLCDGSHRRLTDTFHPET